In Mustela erminea isolate mMusErm1 chromosome 7, mMusErm1.Pri, whole genome shotgun sequence, the genomic stretch TGTAATCAGTTGGTATCAGAGGGTGAAGCCAAAGGTCAGGGAAAGCTAAGCGCTCCAAGAATAAGTCAGGGTCTTCGTCCCAATCAGATTCTACAGGAAAGTTCTGAAAAGAAGCAATCGGGTGGAAGAGGTAGCTGGTGTACCAGTCCCACAGACTTGATAACCATTCTAAGTTATTGGCATTGACTTCATCATTGTTGTTGTTGCGCCGTCTCTTCTTCTCAAAGTAATCGATTAGTAAACCATGTCCAAGGTACGTACTGAGAAACAGGGCTGGGTGTGAAGAATAGAACATCCAGTCTGCCCTCACCCATGAAGCCAGTGTGGTTGTATTGGAATATCGCAACAATTTTAAGCTATATTCATAAAAGCTATCTAGGTAAGGGAGCTGTAAAAAGCCCAACACAGGTAGCCAGGAAATAATTAATAGAGAATTATATGTCCCTAAAGTGCTTATGAGAACCACAAATCGCTTTATGGTTGCTCCTTGTGTGATAAATAAGTCCATCCAAGCCATAAGATTAACTAGAACCAAGCTCAAAACAAACAGATCATTTACTTCAGGTTGCAATGAGCGCAAAAATGAATCCATGGCCTGAAGGGATATAAATTCACCTGTGTGGTTTCCGTATCTGTAAATTCCTTCAGGAGTTCTAAGAATGTATGATGGCATGTTATATACACCAATATCTGTCATGTAACTCTTATTGTCCCAATTTTCCACattaacaaatataaactcaacTCTTCCAGTAAACTTTATACTTAGTGCAGAGAAGAAAGCTGGGGGTTGGTCAAGGTTTGCAAATAGGTATATTTTTACCCAATACTGATCACTTTTATTCCATTCTTCTTTCAAATGTTCAGCATTATAAATGGTTTTGATCCGAGATGCTGCGTGAGCAGTTATCCACTTAAAAATGTGCTCTACTTCAATTTTGCGTCCACTATATTCTTTAAGCATGACTTTCCCCTTAGAAGTGCTTGTTTGTGGGACAGACATAATGAGTGTGGATCGTACCCAGCCTCTTCTCCTGCAGTATCTGTAAGAGAGTAAACTTTAAGTGAAAGGTAGGCTCATGGATGAGCTAGCTTGCTCATCTTTACTGTCGCACAATTTGTTTTCCCCTAATGAACTTCTTTGGCACTGAAAGATACTCTctccccaaaaccaaataacGTCCAAATAATCAAAGCAGTACCAATACCTAGCAGTCATACAAGAACAAAAGCAAGCTctctttttgtagttttgtttcatatctgttttttttttaagaaaaggctTTAGTCAAGGAAATCAGTAAATACTTCAGCATCTTTTATGTGCCTACTACTTCATTATGTGCTTATAAGatcaaaaaaataggaaaataattcttgttcataaggaatttaaaatcccaataaggaaacaaaacagaaatataaagctGTATATATCCAATTActaaataaggtaaaaaaaaaaaaaggttaaaaaaagtaTCACTGAGAGTTTGAGCTGGTGAAGATGTCATGAAAGGTTTGGGAACTGAATGAGGTCTTGAAGGTGGTTAGATTCAGATgggcaaagaagagagaatagATTATCCTACATGCCAAGTCCCTGACTTGAATGCAAGCTCCTTGAGGGTAGGAGCCAAGCTCTACCCACTTATTAACCCAAGCACCCACCTGATACCTGACACAAATAGGCATGGTAAAAAGCAATTCATACAAAAGCTCACCTAAGAAGGAGCAAGTTCCATACTTTCTTGTACTCTTTCATCCCTTTAATGAAGATTATGAAGAGGAGTATTTAATGCAGATGAAACAAAGTAAGTTTTCAGATTAAGAAGAGATTCAGTTAGAGGATGAGTAAGTATAGAAgaatttaactaaaattaaatcatttttttttttttaaagattttttttttacttgagagagtgagagcaagagagaccatgagtggggtgagggacagagggagaagtaggctctctgctgtgcagggagcctgatgcggggttcaatcccagtaccccaggatcataccctgagctaaaggcagatgcttaactgactgagccacccaggcacccccatttgtTTAGATTTAACCAGTGTGGTCATGACTCTAATCCTTCTGGAAATGGACAAGTTCTTGCTATATAATTTGTGACATCACCTTCCCCCTAAAAAACTAgttgagaaataaaaggaaatactgaaaaaccAAATCAGTTGTTGTAGGACAGTGGAGAGATTGTAGGTGCagcatttcccattttttaaaaaaatgtattttttccccaaaaaccTACCATGTGAagttttatgatatgtaaatttaactcaataaagttggaaaaaagaaaatctaccaTGCAGGTACAATATTTTTCATTACAGATTTGTAAATGGATAGTAATGAATATTTAACCTcttattttgctatttaaaatagtggctcagttggttggacagctgacttcggctcaggtcatgatctcggagtcccgggatcgagtcccgcatcgggctcccagctccacaggaagtctgcttctctctctgcccttctcctcgctcatgctctctctccctgtctctctctcaaataaataaataaaatcttaaaatattgatataaaaatcataaaatcaggacgcctaggtggctcagtgggttaagcctctgccttcggctcaggtcatgatctcagggtcctggaatggagccccacattgggctctctgctcagcggggagcctgcttccccctctctctctgcctgcctctctgcctgcttgtgatctgtctgtcaaaaaataaataaaatcttaaaaaaaaatcataaaatcttaaGGGTTACGCTTTACTTAGTAAACAtggattatgtgtgtgtgtgtgtatacttcatcatgtgtatacacacacacacacacacatattttaagtttgatttattttaagtaatctctacacccaatatggggttcaaactcaggaccttgacatcaagagtcacctgctcctctgactaagccagccaggtgccccagcatgtattatattttattgaaataagcACACTACACATTTATATGATCAGAGTGAAAGTCTCAACATAGGTCATATGGTTTTTTATTGATAATACAATTAGTTGTATCTCAGGAATTTTGTGATACAAATTCAGATAAGTGAAGAGAGTATGTTATGTCATAAAGACAAGGTTAGTAATGACTCTAAGAAactacctgggtgactcagaatCACAGACCATGATTCAGCTTCTTGTTGAGTTGATTCACTTCCTTAAGAGTATAGATTCCACTAATATCAATACTGCTTTAAGTGAAATGGTTCTAGAATTAtgaatttctacaaagaaaatatcCTGTATCCCTTAACCCTGTATTTGTAAAATGCAAAGTAATAATTCATTGACATGAATTCTATTTTTACCCTCCACCCCGAGAAGCAATAAGTCAAATAGATAATTGCCTTATttacatcttaaatatttttaagtagctttaatttttaaatttcatatgacATTTGTGATGACACATTTCTACTCATGGtcattctttttaatctttctatAACTACCTTAGAGAATATTGGCTACTGAGTTGTGCCATAAATTAAATGCCAATTTTCTGACAGGAAACCTTACTCtataaaataggcaaagaaggtCTTAGTGCATACATttcttcatgtaaaaaaaaaaatgtttcacatgCTTTCTTTTCAGTTCACAGTTGGGTGACGGCTTTAAGGTCACCCTGATTGATAATACCATAAAAATAACCTCTAGTTCTTCAAGTAAGCCTTTTGAGATCTCTTAGAGAATTTGAAGActaaaaatgatagaaaacatGGTTAGTTTGTTACTCCAGTTTCTTGTGTGACATTCAGTACTTAAAAAGAAACCTTAGTGTTTCTGTTTAGGCAATGTGGTTTCTTCAGATGAGGTCAGTGGCCTCACTGACGTTGCAGGCCTGCTCTCCAATCTCCCCTTCACTTTCCCTTCTCTGCTTATTCCACCGGCCCTCTACCCTTTCACTCTCACCATAAGCCCTCCTGACCCACTTGCTTTTCAGCTCCTGCAATTTCAATGTTCTCCATCTGCTCTTTACTATCCCCCATCTCTCCAACCCCTCAAAGACACACCCCACCTTGTTTTCTACTTTCTTCAAGAAAATGCAAGAGAATAGATGTAACAGAGGGTTTTTTTTAGCCTTGTAAGCTATATTGGTTGATTGGAGAAAGAGAGGTAAGTTGAGTATgtgaacaaagaaattaaaactgctGTCCAACAGAGTCAGGTGCTGCCCAAAGGTGGTAGCCCTGAATATTCTCAGGGCAGCTAACAAGGTCAGGAAAGTACTGCTATCCAACGGGACCAGCACATCAGAAGAGGGTGCCCTGAGACCACCCCAGAGAAGGAACTCCAGTAAAGAAACCAATACAAAtagtggagcagagagcctggtgtctataaaaatctgaaatgaagaTGATTACTTAATTATTCAACATATGATTAAAACACTTGCTGAAAAACATTATTCCCTGCCCGGTTatacattcccttttttttttttttttttttaaagtaggctccacgctcaacatggagcccagtgcagggcctgaactcacgaccctgagatcaagacctgaactgagatcaacaggtggacacttaacagactgagacacccaggcacccctgcattgaCATTCTGAACACACTTTTCCATATctattttattcttatgtatcTCCAAAATCctcacaaggagaaaaaaaatgatcctgACTAAGCACAGCTTTTATGGCAACAATAGTTGTTACTCTGGTTGTAAGACCTTcccaataaaaggaaatatgaatatgACAATACTGAAACTGATGagtaggggttcctgggtgactcagtgggttaaagcctctgccttcagttcaggtcatgatctcagggtcctgggatcgagtcccacatcaggctctctgctcagcaaggagcctgcttctcccc encodes the following:
- the LOC116595879 gene encoding E3 ubiquitin-protein ligase RNF103 isoform X1, coding for MWLKLFFLLLYFLVLFVLARFFEAIVWYETGILATQLVDPVALSFKKLKTILECRGLGYSGLPEKKDVRELVEKSGDLMEGELYSALKEEEASESVSSTNFSGEMHFYELVEDTKDGIWLVQVIANDRSPLVGKIHWEKMVKKVSRFGIRTGTFNCSSDPRYCRRRGWVRSTLIMSVPQTSTSKGKVMLKEYSGRKIEVEHIFKWITAHAASRIKTIYNAEHLKEEWNKSDQYWVKIYLFANLDQPPAFFSALSIKFTGRVEFIFVNVENWDNKSYMTDIGVYNMPSYILRTPEGIYRYGNHTGEFISLQAMDSFLRSLQPEVNDLFVLSLVLVNLMAWMDLFITQGATIKRFVVLISTLGTYNSLLIISWLPVLGFLQLPYLDSFYEYSLKLLRYSNTTTLASWVRADWMFYSSHPALFLSTYLGHGLLIDYFEKKRRRNNNNDEVNANNLEWLSSLWDWYTSYLFHPIASFQNFPVESDWDEDPDLFLERLAFPDLWLHPLIPTDYIKNLPMWRFKCLGVQSEEEMSEGSQDIENDSDSESTDTFSSEKEVFEDKQSIVHNSPGRASHCDAEACSCANKYCQTSPYERKGRSYGSYNTNEDMEPDWLTWPADMLHCTECVVCLENFEDGCLLMGLPCGHVFHQNCIVMWLAGGRHCCPVCRWPSYKKKQPYAQHQPLSNDVPS